The following proteins are encoded in a genomic region of Odontesthes bonariensis isolate fOdoBon6 chromosome 19, fOdoBon6.hap1, whole genome shotgun sequence:
- the LOC142368577 gene encoding uncharacterized protein LOC142368577, with protein MHVSITTSGTVPKIERCTTCCDQFHCPMCLRFKPTRLSKLQTHFESHKKSGILFKDKIICRCGLTCRDSGHYHCPLCSKTVLRRPDMTRHLETCRGPMTAASPEQASPPTHHAAAAVSSSVLSLQHVSSSTSASAEQQSSTATPLSTLPQATVSTSQDWAASEEDKAAVSFLVLPAATEAGGPRLSRKKKQCPHCSYTFYKKNMVKHIQRKHSRKSKDIPIKDCFRSVCVDATNGIFAVQKKRRYISVPIYVQKKTWGRVHNIECELQECRQCHLMAVRSGLASPHCDHVRSLDYCSETATEEVLKEEVLSEMVALKVFGEAQKKTCLNRQRYAKATHVPLCVQVSLQESQNHFFFSIHEPSINHYCRLGRVMVSYSRAANTWRCPCAKPSMSCAHKNLSKWHLFQTNRDVFRAEAARTAPEKHQNTGYPPPDDTLGRLVKYLHSNKKIPAELPDDLMKPKALSDHLTELHPTETVCTNCPGPVHLQNSSRITEKAEIITMNGILENVSTYYRCCPQCQMVYRYQEWKDGLHNFDDHTILTLELCLYVRRNLQNNISVSEVINSLESLRKVKFPARDTLLHAYCHFEALTRHNYSYYCLCCGFFPPVVQMDLHKKGVFNLPVSDKREPSENFTGVVDIKTFWDSVQLEMIARGFFPSRAKNIFAVNPSFEHWRPWIGKDAELNAESSTEAKVGVSEDRLFDELSKQKISTVRKWCRALNLESEGSRMDLVVRLAVEMNTRHSYDHFFPKIWGACGGWSVILCPHGVVYSLKFNLRAQYWCKIMNVLNRPIVF; from the exons atgcatgtTTCGATAACAACCTCCGGCACTGTGCCCAAAATTGAACGCTGCACGACTTGTTGCGACCAGTTTCACTGCCCTATGTGCCTACGATTTAAACCAACAAGATTGTCCAAGCTGCAGACGCACTTCGAGTCACATAAAAAaagtggcattttatttaaag ATAAAATAATCTGCAGATGTGGATTGACCTGCAGAGATTCAGGACACTATCATTGCCCTTTGTGCAGTAAAACTGTATTGAGAAGGCCAGACATGACAAGACACTTGGAGACTTGCAGGGGTCCCATGACTGCCGCCTCTCCAGAACAGGCCTCTCCTCCCACCCACCatgctgcagctgcagtgtCCTCCTCGGTTTTGTCCTTACAGCACGTCTCCTCTTCCACCTCAGCTTCAGCAGAGCAACAAAGCTCAACGGCCACACCTCTATCCACGCTCCCGCAAGCCACAGTCTCCACCTCTCAAGATTGGGCCGCTTCTGAGGAAGATAAAGCTGCAGTGTCCTTCTTGGTTTTACCTGCTGCCACAGAGGCTGGAGGTCCAAGATTATcccggaaaaaaaaacaatgcccTCATTGCAGCTACACgttctacaaaaaaaacatggtcaAACATATCCAgagaaaacacagcagaaaatCAAAGGACATACCAATTAAGGATTGCTTCAGGAGTGTCTGCGTAGATGCTACCAATGGCATTTTTGCAGTGCAGAAAAAGAGGCGTTATATTTCTGTGCCCATATATGTGCAGAAAAAAACCTGGGGCCGTGTTCATAACATAGAGTGTGAGTTACAGGAATGCAGGCAGTGCCATCTTATGGCAGTTAGAAGTGGATTGGCATCGCCGCACTGTGACCACGTTCGTTCACTGGACTACTGTTCTGAAACGGCAACCGAGGAAGTCCTCAAAGAGGAAGTGTTGTCTGAGATGGTGGCGCTGAAAGTTTTCGGAGAGGCACAAAAGAAAACCTGCCTGAATAGACAAAGATATGCCAAAGCAACTCATGTGCCTCTGTGTGTGCAAGTATCCCTTCAAGAGAGCCAGaatcactttttcttttctatccaCGAGCCGTCTATAAATCACTACTGTCGCCTGGGGAGGGTCATGGTGTCTTACAGCAGAGCAGCGAACACTTGGCGTTGTCCTTGCGCCAAACCGAGTATGTCATGTGCGCACAAAAATCTAAGTAAGTGGCACTTATTCCAGACAAACCGGGACGTCTTCAGAGCTGAGGCAGCCAGAACTGCACCAGAAAAGCACCAGAACACTGGCTATCCGCCACCCGATGATACTTTGGGGCGGCTCGTGAAATACTTGCACAGTAATAAAAAAATCCCCGCTGAGCTACCAGATGACCTCATGAAGCCAAAGGCCCTGAGCGATCATCTGACAGAGTTGCACCCAACAGAGACCGTTTGCACAAACTGTCCGGGGCCGGTGCATCTTCAAAACTCATCAAGAATCACAGAAAAAGCCGAGATCATCACCATGAATGGCATACTTGAAA ATGTTTCAACCTATTACCGGTGTTGTCCACAATGCCAAATGGTGTACAGGTACCAAGAGTGGAAGGACGGCCTTCACAACTTTGATGACCATACCATATTGACCCTTGAGTTATGTCTATATGTAAGACGCAATTTGCAG AACAATATCTCTGTGTCGGAAGTGATTAACTCACTTGAGAGCCTGAGGAAAGTCAAATTTCCAGCCAGAGACACTCTCCTTCATGCCTACTGCCACTTTGAGGCATTAACACGTCACAACTACTCTTACTACTGTCTGTGCTGTGGCTTCTTCCCACCAGTAGTACAGATGGACCTACACAAAAAAGGAGTCTTCAACTTACCTG tgAGTGACAAACGAGAACCCTCTGAGAACTTCACTGGTGTCGTGGACATCAAAACGTTCTGGGATTCAGTTCAACTGGAGATGATCGCTCGTGGATTTTTCCCAA gTCGTGCCAAAAACATCTTTGCTGTGAATCCTAGCTTTGAGCATTGGAGGCCGTGGATAGGGAAAGATGCAGAGTTGAACGCAGAGTCCTCCACTGAAGCTAAAGTTGGAGTGTCAGAGGACCGGCTTTTTGATGAGCTGTCCAAACAGaag ATCTCGACAGTGCGCAAGTGGTGCAGGGCATTGAATCTGGAGAGTGAAGGATCACGGATGGATCTTGTTGTCCGGCTTGCGGTGGAAATGAACACGAGGCACTCCTATGACCACTTCTTCCCAAAGATTTGGGGAGCATGTG gtgGATGGTCAGTGATCTTGTGCCCCCATGGAGttgtttacagtttaaaatTCAACTTACGGGCTCAATACTGGTgtaaaataatgaatgttttGAATAGGCCAATAGTGTTTTAA
- the LOC142368618 gene encoding uncharacterized protein LOC142368618, producing MLLCTFQDLLCQPGDGRCICHVGPEFPPAISKKQRRPGDSLRGNSEGCRVSRVGHSAGIGQFQTIAAHQAISSPFLFTLYTTDFKYNSESCHLQKYSDASAVVGCIRDGQEGEYRALVEDFVDCSGRNHLLLNVAKTREMVVDFRRRRTAPKPLCVLGEDVAVVDYKYLGVHLDNGLNWRTNTDAVKKGMSRLYFLRKLRSFNVCSELLEMFIRAGDTSRLNKLIKKAGSVIGCKLDSFESVVERRTLNKLLSIMDNPTHPLQQLLVGQQSSFSNRLIQLHCHKDRFRKSFLPAAITIYNTSPLAGRELQAQ from the exons ATGCTCTTGTGTACATTTCAG GATTTGTTGTGCCAGCCTGGTGACGGACGCTGCATCTGCCATGTAGGACCAGAGTTCCCACCTGCTATCTCTAAGAAACAACGGAGGCCTGGTGATTCCCTCAGAGGGAACAGTGAGGGTTGTCGGGTCAGCAGAGTGGGTCATTCGGCAGGCATCGGCCAGTTTCAAACGATCGCAGCCCATCAAGCCATCTCATCTCCTTTCCTGTTTACCTTGTACACCACAGACTTTAaatacaactcagagtcatgcCACTTGCAGAAGTATTCGGATGcctctgcagttgttgggtgtataagggatggacaggagggggagtacagagCGCTGGTGGAGGATTTTGTGGATTGTTCTGGCAGAAATCACctgcttctgaatgtggcaaagaccagagagatggtcGTTGACTTCAGAAGGAGGAGGACGGCTCCAAAGCCTCTGTGCGTTCTGGGAGAGGACGTTGCAGTGGTGGACTACAAGTACCTGGGAGTGCACCTGGACAACGGACTGAACTGGAGGACCAACACCGATGCTGTCAAGAAGGGGATGAGCcgactctattttctgaggaagctgagatccttcaacgTGTGCAGCGAGTTGTTGGAGATGTTCATCAGAGCCGGTGACACCAGCAGGCTTAATAAACTTattaagaaggctggttctgtcatcggctgcaaactggactcatttgaatcggtggtggagaggaggacactgaacaaactgttatccatcatggataaccccacccatcctctccagcagctgctggttggacagcagagctccttttccaacaggctcatccagctccactgtcacaaggaccgtttcaggaaatccttcctaccagcagccatcaccatctacaacacctcccctctggctggaagagaacttcaagctcaatag